One genomic segment of Methanothermobacter wolfeii includes these proteins:
- the cofC gene encoding 2-phospho-L-lactate guanylyltransferase, translated as MKTCAIIPVSRFSHAKTRLSPTLSPSEREGLLRAMLRDVSEALRSHVDRVLVISADEDVLEYAYSLGLDILEEKGQKDLNGALEQAADFCSSEFDRIIITPSDVPLIGKAEVRDLLKRSETFDLVIAPAKGGGTNTLILEPGSMGLKFGDCSFFEHVMEAERIGMSVHVYDSFYLSLDVNTAEDLGEIILHGEGTHTKEYLKGLEFSVKPSRGSARLEVSRTFHLG; from the coding sequence ATGAAGACTTGCGCCATAATACCCGTATCAAGATTTTCACATGCAAAGACAAGACTATCTCCGACCCTATCACCCTCAGAGAGGGAGGGACTCCTCAGGGCCATGCTCAGGGACGTCTCAGAGGCCCTGCGGAGCCATGTTGACAGGGTCCTTGTAATCAGCGCAGATGAGGACGTCCTTGAATACGCCTACAGCCTTGGCCTGGATATCCTTGAGGAGAAGGGTCAGAAGGACCTTAACGGGGCCCTTGAGCAGGCGGCGGATTTCTGCAGTTCAGAATTTGATAGGATAATTATAACACCATCTGACGTCCCCCTGATAGGGAAGGCTGAAGTCAGGGACCTCCTTAAGAGGTCAGAGACCTTCGACCTCGTCATAGCACCGGCCAAGGGAGGGGGGACAAACACCCTCATCCTTGAACCAGGCAGCATGGGGCTGAAGTTCGGTGACTGCAGCTTCTTTGAGCACGTGATGGAGGCCGAAAGGATAGGTATGAGTGTCCATGTCTATGATTCATTCTACCTCTCCCTTGACGTGAACACCGCCGAGGACCTGGGTGAGATCATACTCCACGGTGAGGGTACACATACAAAGGAGTACCTTAAGGGCCTTGAATTTTCAGTTAAACCCTCAAGGGGTTCTGCGAGGCTGGAGGTTTCAAGGACATTCCACCTGGGGTGA
- the thiD gene encoding bifunctional hydroxymethylpyrimidine kinase/phosphomethylpyrimidine kinase, producing MMAISVAGLDPSGGAGILGDIKTFSALGVYGAVAVTALTSQNVKRVSGVLPVPPDFVGEQIDLVMEDLPLVHGKTGMLYSEDIIRVVAEKIREYRLRMVVDPVMVAASGGRLSSEGFVDALKRYLLPEALIVTPNVAEAEKLSGVRIFSVDDARRAARVIGDLCDVIITGGHLGGKNIILLDGEISILEGELIETSNTHGSGCSFSAAAAAYLSRGFDLHESLKMADAFVREAIRHGRYGTLNQFWSLEEKEKPD from the coding sequence GTGATGGCGATTTCGGTTGCGGGTCTAGATCCATCAGGGGGTGCCGGGATACTGGGTGACATAAAAACCTTCTCGGCCCTGGGGGTCTACGGTGCGGTTGCTGTAACAGCACTGACATCACAGAACGTGAAGAGGGTTTCAGGGGTTCTTCCGGTGCCCCCTGACTTTGTCGGGGAGCAGATCGACCTTGTTATGGAGGACCTCCCTCTGGTCCATGGTAAGACAGGGATGCTCTACAGTGAGGACATAATCAGGGTAGTTGCTGAGAAAATAAGGGAATACAGGCTCAGAATGGTTGTTGACCCTGTAATGGTGGCGGCATCCGGTGGGAGGCTCTCATCTGAAGGATTTGTTGATGCCCTGAAGAGGTACCTTCTCCCTGAGGCTTTGATAGTGACTCCAAACGTTGCAGAGGCTGAAAAACTCTCAGGTGTCAGGATATTCTCAGTCGATGATGCCCGCAGGGCTGCGAGGGTTATAGGTGACCTCTGTGATGTTATTATTACTGGGGGTCATCTTGGAGGTAAAAATATAATCCTCCTTGACGGTGAGATCAGCATCCTTGAAGGGGAACTCATAGAGACCAGCAACACCCATGGGAGTGGATGTTCATTTTCTGCTGCAGCAGCAGCCTACCTATCCAGGGGCTTCGATCTCCATGAGTCCCTTAAAATGGCCGATGCTTTTGTCAGGGAAGCCATAAGGCATGGCAGGTACGGGACCCTCAACCAGTTCTGGTCCCTTGAGGAAAAGGAAAAACCAGATTAG
- a CDS encoding adenylosuccinate synthetase yields MTCTVLVGGGWGDEGKGKCITYLCYNDKPSIIARAGVGPNAGHSVEFRGDKYGLRLTPSGFFHRDARLLIGAGVLVDPEVFLHEMEYLSKYSVAERTGVDYRCAIIEKKHKEQDQSSSYLSKKIGSTGTGCGPANAERVMRTAKLAGEVEELKDFLADVPLEVNEALDNGEDVFVEGSQGFGLSLYYGTYPYVTSKDTTASTAAADVGLGPTRVDEVIAVFKSYITRVGEGPFPTEISQEEAEEMGLEEYGTVTGRRRRIGLFDMEMARESCMINGATQIAVTCVDRLYPECERVRDYSDLSADVKRFIEEIESETGVPVTIISTGPSLEDTIDLRDELL; encoded by the coding sequence ATGACATGCACTGTTCTAGTTGGAGGAGGATGGGGTGACGAAGGCAAAGGAAAATGCATCACCTACCTATGTTACAATGATAAACCATCAATAATTGCAAGGGCAGGGGTCGGTCCAAACGCAGGCCACTCAGTGGAGTTCAGGGGTGATAAGTACGGACTCAGACTCACACCCTCCGGCTTCTTCCACAGGGATGCAAGGCTCCTTATAGGTGCAGGTGTCCTTGTTGACCCTGAGGTCTTCCTTCATGAAATGGAATACCTATCAAAGTACAGTGTTGCAGAGAGGACAGGGGTCGACTACCGCTGCGCAATAATAGAGAAGAAGCACAAGGAACAGGACCAGTCCTCAAGTTACCTTTCCAAGAAGATAGGGAGTACGGGTACAGGGTGCGGACCGGCAAACGCCGAACGTGTAATGAGGACGGCAAAACTGGCTGGTGAAGTGGAGGAACTCAAGGATTTCCTTGCAGATGTACCCCTGGAGGTCAATGAGGCACTTGATAACGGTGAGGACGTCTTTGTTGAGGGATCACAGGGCTTCGGACTCTCCCTCTATTACGGTACCTACCCCTACGTCACCAGCAAGGATACCACTGCAAGCACAGCAGCTGCAGACGTGGGCCTTGGCCCCACAAGGGTCGATGAGGTCATCGCGGTGTTCAAGTCATACATAACAAGGGTTGGTGAGGGTCCATTCCCCACAGAGATCAGCCAGGAGGAGGCCGAGGAGATGGGCCTTGAGGAGTACGGTACCGTTACAGGTAGAAGAAGAAGGATTGGCCTCTTTGATATGGAGATGGCCAGGGAGTCCTGCATGATCAACGGGGCAACCCAGATCGCTGTTACCTGCGTGGACCGGCTTTACCCTGAATGTGAACGTGTACGTGATTATTCTGACCTCTCAGCCGATGTTAAACGGTTCATCGAGGAGATTGAATCCGAGACAGGCGTTCCGGTCACCATAATCTCAACGGGTCCATCACTGGAGGACACCATAGACCTCAGGGATGAACTCCTCTAA
- a CDS encoding ATP-binding protein has product MDYYHDEKMQKLFEMLKQPKTIEEIDLSVNFIKNLILKVIATYGSVQVSRIHEITGLHVDILEECLKEMEKDELCAPTGGGFLFPSVTYTIKKQGQSQASKLLKENPYVGMAPVSYELYFKIMGEQLEGRFPINIPEEVIEKAFRDVVGNESAKKTLIEGAIGGKGLFIYGPPGTGKTFITSKMSDLLPPIVIPRYVEFSEQIIQFYDPDFHRMCPEQPEDPRWVKIYAPFVFTGSELTSRKLDTNYDPNKGVYETSPIIKANGGVLLVDDLGRQKEDHNALLNRLIVPLENKKDMIYVKGSPVVVHTHFIPAFSTNLDITIMDEAHLRRAPLHVHLEKPAVEEIVEVFKRNLDSMGEEYDPEILERFALVYKPIAEGGEGLQPTFAHARDIAQIAQAVRIRKGEDRITLETMEDALQQHVLIALQRRFTPMLFERIIRRKV; this is encoded by the coding sequence ATGGATTATTACCATGATGAAAAGATGCAGAAACTCTTCGAGATGCTCAAACAGCCCAAGACCATTGAAGAGATTGACTTATCGGTTAACTTCATTAAAAATCTTATCCTGAAGGTTATAGCCACCTATGGGAGTGTGCAGGTCAGCAGGATCCATGAGATAACAGGGCTCCACGTCGATATCCTTGAGGAATGCCTTAAGGAGATGGAAAAGGATGAACTCTGCGCCCCAACCGGTGGAGGATTCCTCTTTCCAAGCGTAACCTACACCATCAAGAAACAGGGCCAGAGCCAGGCCTCAAAGCTCCTTAAGGAGAACCCCTACGTTGGAATGGCCCCCGTAAGCTATGAACTCTACTTCAAGATTATGGGTGAACAGCTGGAGGGCAGATTCCCGATAAACATACCCGAGGAGGTCATCGAGAAGGCCTTCAGGGATGTGGTGGGGAACGAAAGTGCCAAGAAGACCCTTATAGAGGGTGCGATTGGAGGTAAGGGGCTCTTCATCTACGGACCCCCAGGTACAGGTAAAACCTTTATAACCAGCAAGATGTCCGACCTCCTGCCACCCATAGTTATACCAAGATACGTTGAGTTCAGTGAACAGATAATCCAGTTCTACGACCCTGATTTTCATCGAATGTGCCCTGAACAGCCTGAGGACCCGCGATGGGTTAAGATTTACGCCCCATTCGTGTTCACGGGTTCTGAGCTTACAAGCAGGAAACTTGACACCAATTATGATCCCAACAAGGGCGTCTATGAGACATCCCCCATCATAAAGGCCAACGGCGGAGTTCTTCTTGTGGACGACCTTGGAAGGCAGAAGGAGGACCATAACGCCCTCCTCAACCGCCTTATCGTCCCCCTTGAGAACAAGAAGGACATGATCTATGTCAAGGGATCACCGGTCGTTGTCCACACACACTTCATCCCCGCCTTCTCAACAAACCTTGATATAACCATCATGGACGAGGCCCACCTTCGAAGGGCTCCGCTGCACGTGCACCTTGAAAAACCAGCCGTGGAGGAGATAGTTGAGGTCTTCAAGCGCAACCTTGACTCCATGGGCGAGGAATACGACCCGGAAATCCTTGAACGATTCGCCCTTGTATATAAACCGATAGCAGAGGGAGGGGAGGGCCTGCAGCCCACCTTTGCCCATGCAAGGGACATAGCCCAGATAGCCCAGGCAGTGAGGATAAGGAAGGGCGAGGACAGGATAACCCTTGAGACAATGGAGGACGCCCTCCAGCAGCATGTGCTGATAGCCCTCCAGCGCCGATTCACACCGATGCTCTTTGAACGCATAATAAGAAGGAAGGTATGA
- a CDS encoding 4Fe-4S dicluster domain-containing protein, which produces MVACRRIHGRERIKISDQSPVVCVQCEDAPCMNSCRVGAISRVNGVTIINRDLCVGCKLCMEACEYGAVHMDGLTAVKCTVCIESDNIMPACIESCPDGILTVSLNENHDLFFSRS; this is translated from the coding sequence GTGGTAGCATGCAGAAGGATCCATGGAAGGGAGAGAATAAAGATCTCAGACCAGAGCCCTGTTGTCTGTGTTCAGTGCGAAGACGCACCATGCATGAATTCATGCAGGGTCGGAGCAATCAGCAGGGTCAACGGAGTAACGATAATAAACAGGGACCTCTGTGTTGGCTGCAAATTATGCATGGAGGCATGTGAATACGGCGCAGTTCACATGGATGGTCTTACAGCAGTAAAGTGCACGGTATGCATAGAGTCAGATAACATCATGCCAGCATGCATAGAATCCTGCCCTGATGGTATCCTCACGGTAAGCCTCAATGAGAACCATGATTTATTTTTTTCCAGGTCCTAG
- a CDS encoding 4Fe-4S dicluster domain-containing protein, which produces MQKSFRTSEIPSLTECSPCTDCRPGCNETPLNTEKVTSFPEKSLEDCTGCAQCDRTCPAMLPISEAISEAREGNHEALEELYRACTGCGVCIESCPEKIPILNLIMHGARERIRKERYLIRSGRGPIQDIEIRRVGAPIVFGDIPGVILLAACSNYPDGEEDVAKIADEFLKRGYIVMAAGCAAMDIALYRDEEGKTLYEKYPGDFDRGGLLNLGPCVANSHAIASAIKISNIFARVPLERNFKEISDYILNRIGVCVITWGAMSQKAFAIATGANRWGIPVITGPHGSKYRRLYLGEEERVINDRRTGERVESEPGPPHLIYTAESLNECMVTVAKTCIRPNDTPRGRMIKLSNYIDLHMKYYGCLPQDLHLYIREDNEIPFKHRDEILKILKKMNWKPRKAPAEPSIIYQ; this is translated from the coding sequence ATGCAGAAATCCTTCAGGACATCTGAAATCCCATCACTCACAGAGTGCAGTCCATGCACAGACTGCAGACCTGGCTGCAATGAAACACCCCTAAATACAGAGAAGGTCACATCCTTCCCTGAAAAATCACTTGAAGACTGTACAGGATGTGCACAGTGCGACAGGACCTGTCCTGCCATGCTACCAATATCTGAAGCCATCAGTGAGGCAAGGGAAGGAAATCATGAAGCTCTTGAGGAACTCTACAGGGCATGCACAGGATGCGGGGTCTGCATTGAGTCATGTCCAGAGAAAATACCCATACTCAACCTTATAATGCACGGGGCTCGTGAAAGGATAAGAAAGGAAAGATACCTTATAAGATCAGGCAGAGGCCCTATTCAGGATATAGAGATAAGACGCGTTGGAGCACCCATAGTCTTCGGTGACATACCAGGAGTCATACTACTTGCAGCATGCTCCAATTACCCTGATGGTGAGGAAGATGTTGCGAAAATTGCCGATGAGTTCCTTAAAAGGGGTTACATAGTCATGGCTGCAGGCTGCGCAGCAATGGACATAGCACTCTACAGGGATGAGGAAGGAAAAACCCTGTACGAGAAATATCCCGGTGACTTTGACAGGGGAGGGCTTCTTAACCTTGGACCCTGCGTTGCCAACTCCCATGCCATAGCAAGCGCCATAAAGATATCCAACATCTTTGCCAGGGTACCCCTTGAAAGGAACTTTAAGGAGATATCAGACTACATCCTGAACCGTATAGGTGTCTGTGTTATAACATGGGGTGCCATGAGCCAGAAGGCCTTTGCAATAGCAACAGGCGCTAACAGATGGGGAATACCCGTCATAACAGGACCCCATGGATCCAAGTATCGCAGACTATACCTTGGAGAAGAAGAAAGGGTTATAAATGACAGGAGAACAGGGGAAAGGGTTGAATCAGAACCAGGTCCCCCGCACCTCATCTACACAGCCGAAAGCCTGAATGAATGCATGGTGACGGTGGCAAAAACATGTATAAGGCCCAATGACACGCCACGCGGAAGGATGATAAAACTCAGTAACTACATAGATCTGCACATGAAATACTATGGATGCCTCCCCCAGGATCTGCACCTTTACATAAGGGAGGATAATGAGATACCATTCAAACACAGGGATGAAATCCTTAAAATCCTTAAAAAAATGAACTGGAAGCCAAGGAAAGCCCCTGCTGAACCCTCAATAATCTACCAATGA
- a CDS encoding anaerobic carbon-monoxide dehydrogenase catalytic subunit: protein MAALERELTNLMASVHTGQEGDHLEFESKALHAGMIDTIALEVAEIAQINLYDFPTGEADTQLQEIGMGVIDRDKPVILCIGHNVAPSTEIIDYADTTGVLEDLEICGLCCTALDQGRYSLSSKIAGPISRQLMFIKTGIPDVVVLDEQCIRPDILELCRERNISVITTSDKCSLGLEDRTDDNPYRIIRDIAEGKIPGALIRDREKVEGLLLNWH from the coding sequence ATGGCAGCCCTTGAAAGGGAGCTCACAAACCTCATGGCATCGGTACACACAGGACAGGAAGGAGACCACCTGGAATTTGAATCAAAGGCACTTCATGCAGGGATGATAGACACCATAGCCCTGGAGGTTGCAGAGATAGCCCAGATCAACCTTTATGACTTCCCAACAGGAGAAGCAGATACACAGCTGCAGGAAATAGGTATGGGTGTTATAGACAGAGATAAACCAGTAATACTCTGCATAGGCCATAATGTGGCTCCAAGCACAGAAATAATAGATTACGCTGACACCACAGGGGTACTCGAGGACCTGGAGATCTGCGGTCTATGCTGCACAGCACTTGATCAGGGCAGATACTCCCTATCATCAAAGATAGCAGGCCCCATATCCAGGCAGCTCATGTTCATAAAGACAGGAATACCTGATGTTGTTGTCCTTGATGAACAGTGCATAAGACCGGACATACTTGAACTATGCAGGGAGAGGAACATATCAGTAATCACAACAAGTGATAAATGCTCACTTGGATTAGAGGATAGGACAGATGATAACCCCTACAGGATAATAAGGGATATTGCAGAGGGAAAGATACCCGGAGCACTTATAAGGGACAGGGAGAAGGTGGAAGGATTGCTGTTGAACTGGCATTAA
- a CDS encoding carbon monoxide dehydrogenase beta subunit family protein: protein MGWNPAHGGIKKASVWSPEMTALSIKKSRRPLFVIGSLLNSVPEITERVVKIVKRRGITVAATGGSASALKKAGLNDFNVIGAIEIVNNLKNPEWKGI, encoded by the coding sequence ATGGGATGGAACCCTGCCCATGGTGGTATAAAAAAGGCTAGTGTCTGGTCCCCTGAGATGACAGCACTCAGCATAAAGAAATCAAGGAGACCCCTTTTCGTAATAGGATCACTTCTTAACAGTGTTCCTGAAATAACCGAAAGAGTTGTTAAAATCGTTAAAAGAAGAGGAATAACTGTAGCTGCAACTGGAGGGTCGGCTTCAGCCCTTAAAAAGGCCGGTTTAAATGATTTCAACGTCATAGGTGCTATAGAGATAGTCAACAACCTCAAAAATCCGGAATGGAAAGGGATTTGA
- a CDS encoding carbon monoxide dehydrogenase beta subunit family protein yields MIFIGVPYYLGSQGLSTLKHFAPHIRTLTLCRYMHPNADMSFPNMEYEKWVKWLSELEGSLKT; encoded by the coding sequence GTGATCTTTATAGGAGTTCCCTACTACCTTGGATCCCAGGGACTCTCAACCCTCAAACACTTCGCACCACACATAAGAACACTGACCCTGTGCAGGTACATGCACCCCAATGCAGATATGAGTTTTCCAAACATGGAATACGAAAAATGGGTTAAGTGGCTTTCAGAGCTTGAAGGGTCACTTAAAACGTGA
- a CDS encoding chloride channel protein yields the protein MKGDFDLSSRAYWEKMGWGIVLGLTGALSALMFVSAVTVGHSFIMPYTGDISPFSGSPWIVVLMTGAGLMVGILNRYTPAGEMDVFEALNRGYLDPEPVPSSVMVSLISLVGGFSLGPEVTTGMLAGGTGAWISEKRKLDPEKTRINVISSISGAWSGLFTSPSVMILVLLESKHKQSVVFYGTLLIALISAVIGFAIFYVLQDYNYAHVLGLLSPPVYKLEIWHLGVSILLGILAVPVALIFIVLNKIFKRFIMPLKGKPVIRSTLGGFLIGLLAVAVPTTFGLGTETIPVITEQAAEIGFILLLVFAFTKLVALSGALNFGFIGGPIFSLLFAGSCLGNAIHQIFPQIPPGLALGCMMVAVPAALVPVPLSLAILVILVIGLSPLNALPVFLAALVAFSITRGLLLKGVEE from the coding sequence ATGAAGGGGGATTTTGATCTTTCATCAAGGGCCTACTGGGAAAAGATGGGCTGGGGGATAGTGTTAGGTTTAACCGGTGCTTTAAGTGCTTTGATGTTTGTTTCTGCTGTAACTGTCGGTCATAGCTTTATAATGCCCTATACCGGTGATATTTCACCTTTTTCCGGATCCCCGTGGATTGTTGTTCTCATGACGGGAGCCGGTTTGATGGTTGGCATACTGAACCGTTATACACCGGCTGGAGAGATGGATGTCTTCGAAGCATTGAACAGAGGGTATTTAGACCCTGAACCTGTGCCATCCTCTGTCATGGTATCACTGATATCACTGGTTGGTGGTTTCAGTTTAGGACCCGAAGTTACCACGGGTATGCTGGCAGGCGGTACAGGAGCATGGATTTCAGAAAAACGTAAGCTGGATCCTGAAAAGACAAGGATTAATGTTATAAGCAGTATTTCCGGGGCCTGGTCCGGTTTATTTACATCACCCTCTGTCATGATTCTGGTATTGCTGGAATCAAAGCATAAACAGTCAGTGGTCTTTTACGGGACATTACTCATAGCTTTAATTTCAGCTGTGATCGGTTTTGCTATTTTCTATGTGCTCCAGGATTACAATTATGCCCATGTTCTGGGACTTTTATCTCCTCCGGTTTATAAACTGGAGATATGGCACCTGGGAGTAAGTATATTGCTGGGCATACTTGCTGTTCCTGTCGCTCTGATTTTCATAGTCCTGAATAAGATTTTTAAACGCTTCATAATGCCATTGAAGGGTAAACCTGTAATACGCAGCACCCTTGGCGGGTTTTTAATAGGATTACTGGCCGTGGCAGTACCCACTACCTTTGGTTTAGGTACAGAGACAATACCTGTTATTACAGAGCAGGCGGCAGAGATAGGTTTCATTCTCCTCCTGGTTTTCGCATTTACCAAACTGGTGGCATTGAGCGGAGCATTGAACTTTGGTTTTATTGGAGGACCAATATTTTCTCTTCTTTTCGCTGGTTCATGTCTGGGCAACGCCATCCATCAGATATTCCCCCAGATACCCCCTGGACTGGCACTGGGATGTATGATGGTGGCGGTCCCTGCTGCACTTGTGCCTGTTCCCCTCTCTCTGGCGATACTGGTCATTCTTGTAATCGGTCTTTCGCCCCTGAATGCCCTTCCAGTATTCCTAGCAGCTTTAGTTGCTTTTTCTATAACCCGTGGATTATTATTAAAAGGAGTGGAAGAATGA
- a CDS encoding methylated-DNA--[protein]-cysteine S-methyltransferase, which translates to MRIMLDHPLVNAVIRFDGERILGVSLSGDHDDRISEGVPEFVRETVLKMERLLDGEMVEFDLSRVDLSVCTPYQLRVLRVVSGIPWGSTMSYGELAEAAGGSPRSAGSALAANPFPIIIPCHRVIRSDGSPGGYQGGTELKRILLKKEGAL; encoded by the coding sequence ATGAGGATCATGCTGGATCATCCACTGGTTAATGCGGTGATAAGATTTGATGGTGAGAGGATACTGGGTGTTTCACTCTCAGGGGACCATGATGACAGGATAAGTGAAGGGGTGCCGGAGTTTGTCCGTGAGACAGTATTAAAGATGGAAAGGTTACTTGATGGGGAGATGGTTGAGTTTGACCTTTCACGGGTTGATCTTTCAGTCTGCACACCCTACCAGCTGAGGGTGCTCCGGGTTGTCTCAGGGATCCCCTGGGGGTCCACCATGAGCTACGGTGAACTTGCAGAAGCTGCCGGCGGAAGCCCAAGGAGCGCGGGCTCTGCCCTTGCAGCCAATCCCTTCCCCATCATAATACCATGTCACCGTGTTATAAGGAGTGATGGATCGCCTGGCGGCTATCAGGGCGGAACCGAACTTAAGAGAATCCTCCTTAAAAAGGAGGGAGCACTTTAG
- a CDS encoding sensor histidine kinase: MVSYLILVLAAMEFFKEDWSRPVYSPVKGRITAYLPEIFVLLFYIMTTIAIFEVGGFILSKIGFAEEVIIAYGLIILLFTGRQHLSMKENIKLLENVESKRKTAEMYLDVAGSLIMVLDERDRVKLINRRGLEILEGERDEITGKHWFLTFVPPEDREWRLKLYQDHLKQGDDSYRLEGDILTLKGRRKTVSWNVRFLRENGELRGSIIAGDDITDIKKAREELEISEKRYRSIFEGAPVPIISLNHDGRVRDCNSATERVLEYSAEELQGMNMKDLMHPDDLKGETEGLGRLISRSGRLIYANIRVTSICDEEIVIIEDQTEIMESLREKELLLREIHHRVKNNLQIISSLLSIQERQIESRKLRNILAESRDRIRSIALVHEHLYHSTDLSTVSIRGYLENLISKITQGQTSSGVPRIHTSIEDLEFNLETSLPVGLIVNELVSNSLKHAEASNIYVELKGLNGEFELRVADDGRGVESPDVITGSRSMGWYLIRALIDQLDGEMDIETDGGLSIRIRFHELSYEKRY, translated from the coding sequence ATGGTAAGTTACCTCATATTAGTCCTTGCAGCCATGGAATTCTTCAAGGAGGACTGGTCAAGGCCAGTTTACAGTCCAGTGAAAGGAAGGATCACGGCATACCTTCCTGAAATCTTTGTCCTCTTATTCTATATCATGACCACAATTGCAATATTTGAAGTGGGTGGTTTCATACTAAGCAAAATAGGATTCGCAGAGGAGGTTATAATTGCGTATGGGCTCATCATACTTCTTTTCACCGGAAGACAGCACCTCTCAATGAAGGAGAACATCAAACTCCTTGAGAATGTTGAATCTAAAAGGAAAACTGCAGAGATGTACCTTGATGTTGCAGGGTCCCTTATAATGGTCCTTGATGAACGGGACCGTGTTAAGCTCATAAACAGGCGGGGCCTTGAGATCCTTGAAGGTGAAAGGGATGAGATAACCGGGAAACACTGGTTCCTCACCTTCGTACCTCCAGAGGATAGAGAATGGCGCCTAAAACTGTATCAGGATCACCTGAAGCAGGGGGATGATAGTTACCGCCTTGAAGGCGACATACTGACCCTTAAAGGCAGAAGAAAGACTGTTTCATGGAATGTGAGGTTCCTCAGGGAAAATGGTGAATTAAGAGGGAGCATAATAGCAGGTGATGATATCACCGATATAAAGAAGGCCAGGGAGGAACTTGAAATAAGTGAAAAACGTTACAGGAGCATATTTGAAGGCGCCCCGGTTCCTATAATATCACTTAACCATGATGGCAGAGTAAGGGACTGTAACAGCGCCACGGAAAGGGTCCTTGAATACAGCGCCGAAGAACTCCAGGGGATGAATATGAAGGATCTCATGCACCCGGATGACCTGAAAGGTGAAACTGAGGGTCTAGGAAGGCTCATCAGCAGGTCGGGTCGTCTCATATACGCGAATATCCGCGTTACAAGTATATGTGATGAGGAAATAGTCATCATTGAAGATCAGACAGAGATAATGGAGTCCCTCAGGGAGAAGGAACTCCTGCTGAGGGAGATCCACCACAGGGTCAAGAACAACCTCCAGATAATATCAAGCCTCCTGAGCATCCAGGAACGTCAGATCGAATCCAGGAAACTCAGGAATATCCTGGCAGAGAGCCGTGACCGTATAAGGTCCATAGCACTCGTCCATGAACACCTCTACCATTCAACAGATCTTTCCACTGTCAGTATACGGGGGTACCTTGAAAACCTCATCTCGAAGATAACACAGGGACAGACCTCTTCAGGTGTTCCGCGGATCCACACAAGCATTGAGGACCTCGAGTTCAACCTTGAGACGAGTCTGCCGGTGGGTTTAATCGTTAATGAACTTGTAAGTAATTCACTGAAACATGCCGAAGCCAGCAACATCTATGTTGAGCTTAAAGGACTGAATGGAGAATTCGAACTGAGGGTCGCTGATGACGGCAGGGGTGTTGAATCACCCGATGTCATCACAGGGTCCAGGAGCATGGGATGGTACCTTATAAGGGCACTTATAGACCAGCTGGACGGTGAGATGGATATTGAAACCGATGGTGGTCTCTCCATCAGGATAAGATTCCATGAACTGAGCTATGAGAAGAGATACTGA